In Rhizobium glycinendophyticum, the DNA window AATATGGCATCGGCGGCCCAAAAAAGCCCAAGGAAGCAGCGAACTGGTATGCAAAGGGCGGCGCGAAGGGCAATCTCGGCGCCGCCAAAAATGCAGCCCTCGCCTATGCCCTCGGTTGGGGCGTCCAGCGCAATACAAAGCGCGCCAACCAACTGCTCGCCAAATTGCCTCCGGACCAGCGCAGCCGCAAAATGCTGGAGATCAGCAAGGCCCTCATGCATCCCGGGCGTGAAGAGCCGGAACTGGCCCTCTATTGGCTGGAACGGGCCGTGTCGAATGATAAGAGCGGCCAGCTGAATGCCGCCAGCGCTTACCAGACCCTTGCTGGCGCCATGGCGAACGGCGACGAGAAGCTGCTTGATTGGCTTGAGCCATTGGCCGAGAAAGGCGACGTGCGCGCCCAGATCCTGCTAGCCCGGCATTACGAGGAGAAAGCGACCGAAACCGAACGGGCAAAGGCCGTCGATCTCTACGAGCAGGCGGCGATCGCCAACAATCCGGATGCCTATGAAGCACTCGGGCGTCTGCTCGCCATCAGCCAGTCTCCTCTGTCGGATCACATTTTAGCCTTTCTCGAGGAAAAGGCGCGGGCCGGCGTCCCATGGGCAAACCTGGCGCTTGGCACTCATTATGTCTTCGGCGCAACCACATCGGACGAAATGCGCGCAAA includes these proteins:
- a CDS encoding tetratricopeptide repeat protein; translated protein: MVLFSKFQAVFALLSQPIRRTGSRLTRIGLVLGLGFSVALGAPVASVSFAAGAETLLRNNLPAALRGNRVAVREVARAIIRIGPRSFKSAAQIRPLLRSEALRGSSAAANAYGILLQYGIGGPKKPKEAANWYAKGGAKGNLGAAKNAALAYALGWGVQRNTKRANQLLAKLPPDQRSRKMLEISKALMHPGREEPELALYWLERAVSNDKSGQLNAASAYQTLAGAMANGDEKLLDWLEPLAEKGDVRAQILLARHYEEKATETERAKAVDLYEQAAIANNPDAYEALGRLLAISQSPLSDHILAFLEEKARAGVPWANLALGTHYVFGATTSDEMRAKGLTFMEVAARAGDPEVQYQLALVLLGDASDTGQHDLARAYLVLSAAGGNKFAAQAAKKFGPLTVADARLIIETGKN